In Nasonia vitripennis strain AsymCx chromosome 2, Nvit_psr_1.1, whole genome shotgun sequence, a genomic segment contains:
- the LOC100114862 gene encoding CD109 antigen isoform X5, which yields MDWSPWPLLLLFCGLTSGQSRYYSIVAPRVVRPNSEYHVAVSIVGVSEPTTTFVELSGQLDSGESFAVSENIIVEPYATRVLSLEIGDTGPGRYRLLARGISGYEFVNSTELDYAHKSYSVFVQTDRSVYKPGSKIQFRCIVLDSRLRPTANRQLEIYITDGQGNRIKQWERPRLHQGIFNGELELSQSPVLGDWEIVAEIGGQTFKKAIQVAEYVLPKFEVTIDSPPHATFKEGKITVLVHAKYTYGKPVKGEATITAFPDIYSGVLQPIYSPPIRKTVNIDGKTTVDFDIANDLKVKDDDYKRPVVIEVAVEEAVTGRRQNNSMQITLHKHKYTMELLRTAEYYKPGLKYTAFLKVTYHDGSPVVDNTNPVHISYGYTYNSEDLHNITRMLDKNGMVELDFYPPLSMPDKIFRPLRIEAQYLNLHEWFPSTNPATSRSESYIQAMLRTDKPKVNEYVEIEVNSTHPLKYLSYQILGRGDVLNAASIQISDRYTATFKFLATYVMAPIAHVVVYYVREDSELVADSLDVELEGTLQNFVDIKPVSDEVGPGDNIDLTITAKPNSYVGLLGVDQRSLLLKSGNDITYDQVRKELMSYDVNDAAFYDQEDYEHSWIRPGSANADEVFRKTGTVVLTNGYVHKNPQLIYYRNSLDSVMFSAAVSESAATYSPEALKVRKNFPETWIWETVDMRYEGKTVIRRTVPDTITSWVLTGFSVDPAFGLGLIEAPRKLRVFKPFFLSMNLPYSVIRGEIVAIPIVVFNYMSKDLNVEVVLENNGDFEFAEVSNEVHDNTKRLELYRTKKIFVKANSAESVAFMIVPTKLNHITIKAKATSVMAGDSVEYPLLVKAEGETQYRNKVVFVDLRDTDSMKTNVTVDIPKHFVSDSEYVEVSAVGDILGPSIPNLSKLIKMPFGCGEQNMLNFVPNIVILDYLKNTNQLSPAIESKSIRYLETGYQQELTYRHTDGSFSAFGKTDPSGSTWLTAFVAKSFKQAEKYITVEEKIIADALKWLAEKQAPNGSFPEVGTVSHRDMQGGAAKGLALTAYVLSAFLEVENIEGRYRNVIYKGVDYVVRNMQGIDDNYALSICTYVLSLARNAYEDEAFRLLDSKATTKDEQKWWSKPIPEDDKKNPWFSLSRTVDVEMTSYALLAYLRRNQLSDAAAIMKWLVKQRNAEGGFASTQDTVVGLYALAKLGEKLRTNVYDVQVRITTDVGESKEININSRNFMIVQKHLLLSRTRAINITATGTGFALVQVASRYNLNVTGAFPLFTLDPQVDKISTNDHLQLSICSGFIPTKEANESNMAVMEVSFPSGFTVDQDALPSLELSQNVKRVETKNGDTMVVLYFDKMVHDKSYCPTVSAYRTHKVAKQKPVPVSIYDYYDSSRRARVFYEPKMTTLCDICEDEQCGDVCSIKAGKREDGTLPSVSSSSTTLGNFALILACAYYIALNSRR from the exons ATACAGTTCCGTTGCATCGTCCTCGACTCCAGGCTCAGACCCACTGCCAACCGGCAGCTCGAGATCTACATTACG GACGGCCAAGGCAACAGAATAAAACAATGGGAGCGGCCGCGGTTGCATCAGGGCATATTCAACGGCGAGCTGGAGCTGTCCCAGTCACCGGTTTTGGGCGACTGGGAGATCGTCGCCGAGATCGGCGGCCAGACCTTCAAGAAGGCTATCCAAGTGGCCGAATACGTTCTGCCCAAGTTCGAGGTGACCATCGACTCGCCCCCGCACGCGACCTTCAAGGAAGGAAAGATCACCGTGCTCGTGCACGCCAA ATACACTTACGGAAAGCCGGTAAAGGGCGAAGCCACGATCACCGCTTTCCCCGACATTTACTCGGGAGTACTGCAGCCGATCTACTCGCCGCCCATAAGGAAGACCGTAAACATCGACGGCAAAACCACCGTGGACTTCGACATCGCCAACGATCTCAA GGTAAAGGATGACGACTACAAGCGGCCGGTAGTGATCGAGGTCGCCGTGGAGGAAGCCGTCACGGGAAGAAGACAGAATAACTCCATGCAAATAACCCTTCATAAGCACAAGTACACGATGGAGCTACTGAGAACCGCCGAGTATTATAAGCCCGGACTCAAGTACACCGCCTTT TTGAAAGTGACTTATCACGATGGCTCGCCTGTGGTCGATAACACGAACCCTGTGCATATATCCTACGGTTACACCTACAACTCCGAAGATTTGCACAACATTACTAGGATGCTGGACAAGAATGGCATGGTCGAACTGGACTTTTACCCGCCGCTGTCAATGCCGGACAAGATTTTCCGACCTCTCAGGATAGAG GCGCAATACCTGAACCTTCACGAATGGTTCCCATCGACCAACCCGGCCACGTCTCGAAGCGAGTCGTACATCCAAGCGATGCTTCGTACGGACAAGCCCAAGGTTAACGAGTACGTCGAAATCGAAGTGAATTCAACACACCCACTGAAGTATCTCAGTTACCAAATTCTTGGACGTGGCGATGTGCTCAACGCCGCCTCGATACAAATCTCCGATCGTTACACTGCGACGTTTAAATTTCTGGCTACGTACGTCATGGCTCCGATCGCTCACGTGGTAGTCTACTACGTAAGGGAAGACAGCGAATTGGTCGCAGACTCCTTGGACGTGGAACTGGAGGGAACCTTGCAAAACTTT GTTGACATTAAGCCGGTATCGGATGAAGTCGGACCTGGAGACAACATCGACTTGACGATAACCGCCAAGCCGAACTCGTACGTCGGTCTTCTAGGTGTCGATCAGAGGTCCCTTCTGCTGAAATCCGGCAACGACATCACCTACGATCAAGTGCGCAAAGAGCTGATGTCGTACGACGTGAATGACGCGGCTTTCTACGACCAAGAAGATTACGAGCATTCATGGATCAGACCTGGCTCAGCGAATGCTGATGAAGTTTTCCGC AAAACTGGTACCGTCGTCCTGACCAACGGCTACGTCCACAAGAATCCTCAACTGA TATACTACCGAAATAGTCTGGATTCAGTGATGTTTTCCGCCGCCGTAAGTGAGAGTGCGGCCACATACTCCCCCGAAGCCCTGAAAGTTCGCAAGAATTTCCCCGAAACTTGGATCTGGGAGACGGTCGACATGCG GTACGAGGGAAAAACTGTGATCCGAAGAACGGTACCGGATACCATTACGTCTTGGGTTCTGACTGGTTTTTCAGTCGATCCTGCTTTTGGACTGGGTCTGATCGAAGCTCCCAGAAAG CTGAGAGTATTCAAGCCTTTCTTCCTGTCAATGAATCTGCCTTATTCCGTGATCCGAGGAGAAATCGTCGCGATTCCAATCGTTGTCTTCAACTACATGAGCAAAGACTTGAACGTCGAAGTCGTGTTGGAAAATAATGGAGACTTTGAGTTCGCGGAAGTATCTAACGAAGTTCACGACAACACCAAAC GTTTGGAGCTGTACAGaacgaaaaaaatattcgttaAAGCCAACTCAGCAGAAAGTGTTGCCTTCATGATTGTTCCCACGAAATTGAATCATATTACGATTAAGGCTAAAGCAACAAGCGTAATGGCCGGTGATAGCGttgaatatcctcttcttGTCAAG GCTGAAGGAGAGACTCAGTACAGGAATAAAGTAGTTTTCGTTGATCTGAGGGATACAGATTCAATGAAGACAAACGTTACCGTGGATATCCCGAAACACTTTGTTTCGGATTCGGAATATGTCGAGGTGTCGGCCGTAG GTGACATCTTGGGACCAAGCATACCCAACCTCTCGAAACTGATAAAAATGCCATTCGGATGCGGTGAACAAAACATGCTTAACTTTGTGCCAAATATTGTGATTTTAGATTACTTAAAG AACACAAATCAATTATCCCCAGCAATAGAGAGTAAATCTATCCGTTATCTCGAGACTGGATACCAACAAGAATTGACGTACAGGCATACAGATGGATCCTTCAGTGCTTTTGGAAAAACCGATCCAAGTGGTAGCACATG GCTCACAGCGTTCGTCGCAAAAtctttcaagcaagccgagaAGTACATCACGGTGGAGGAAAAAATTATTGCGGACGCACTGAAATGGCTTGCCGAAAAACAAGCGCCTAACGGAAGTTTTCCGGAAGTTGGAACCGTCAGTCATCGTGATATGCAAGGCGGAGCGGCCAAGGGTCTCGCTCTAACGGCTTACGTACTCAGCGCGTTTCTAGAAGTCGAG AACATCGAGGGTCGGTACCGTAACGTGATTTACAAGGGAGTGGACTACGTGGTGCGTAACATGCAGGGCATCGACGATAACTACGCTCTGAGCATCTGCACGTACGTTctgagcttagcgcggaatgcCTACGAGGACGAGGCTTTCAGACTACTGGATTCCAAAGCCACGACCAAGGACGAGCAGAAGTGGTGGAGCAAGCCGATACCCGAGGATGACAAGAAGAATCCCTGGTTCTCGCTCTCGAGGACGGTCGACGTCGAGATGACTTCCTACGCGCTGTTGGCATATCTCAGAAGGAATCAATTGTCTGATGCTGCGGCTATCATGAAGTGGCTTGTTAAGCAGAGGAACGCTGAGGGCGGATTTGCCTCTACGCAG GATACTGTTGTTGGATTGTATGCTCTGGCGAAATTGGGCGAAAAATTAAGAACGAATGTGTATGACGTACAAGTGAGGATAACGACTGACGTCGGAGAATCCAAGGAAATTAACATTAACTCTAGAAACTTCATGATTGTGCAAAAACACTTG CTTCTCAGTAGAACACGCGCGATCAACATTACTGCAACCGGAACTGGCTTCGCTCTTGTGCAAGTCGCGTCTCGCTATAATCTCAATGTAACCGGAGCATTTCCACTTTTCACTTTAGATCCTCAGGTCGACAAGATTTCTACCAATGACCACCTGCAACTTTCGATCTGTTCTGG ATTTATCCCAACAAAAGAAGCTAATGAGAGCAACATGGCTGTTATGGAAGTCAGCTTTCCATCAGGTTTTACCGTTGATCAAGATGCTTTGCCAAGTTTAGAGTTGTCGCAGAATGTCAAGAGAGTAGAAACTAAAAACGGCGACACGATGGTCGTTTTGTACTTTGACAAG ATGGTCCACGATAAGTCATACTGTCCAACCGTTTCCGCTTATAGGACGCACAAAGTAGCCAAGCAGAAGCCAGTTCCTGTATCAATTTACGATTACTACGATTCAT CGAGGCGAGCGCGAGTATTTTACGAACCAAAGATGACGACGCTCTGCGATATTTGCGAGGACGAGCAATGCGGCGACGTTTGCAGCATAAAGGCCGGCAAGCGCGAAGACGGAACCTTGCCATCTGTCTCTTCCAGCTCAACAACTCTCGGGAACTTCGCGCTTATCCTCGCGTGCGCTTATTATATCGCCCTGAACTCTCGCCGTTAG
- the LOC100114862 gene encoding CD109 antigen isoform X2, whose product MDWSPWPLLLLFCGLTSGQSRYYSIVAPRVVRPNSEYHVAVSIVGVSEPTTTFVELSGQLDSGESFAVSENIIVEPYATRVLSLEIGDTGPGRYRLLARGISGYEFVNSTELDYAHKSYSVFVQTDRSVYKPGSKIQFRCIVLDSRLRPTANRQLEIYITDGQGNRIKQWERPRLHQGIFNGELELSQSPVLGDWEIVAEIGGQTFKKAIQVAEYVLPKFEVTIDSPPHATFKEGKITVLVHAKYTYGKPVKGEATITAFPDIYSGVLQPIYSPPIRKTVNIDGKTTVDFDIANDLKVKDDDYKRPVVIEVAVEEAVTGRRQNNSMQITLHKHKYTMELLRTAEYYKPGLKYTAFLKVTYHDGSPVVDNTNPVHISYGYTYNSEDLHNITRMLDKNGMVELDFYPPLSMPDKIFRPLRIEAQYLNLHEWFPSTNPATSRSESYIQAMLRTDKPKVNEYVEIEVNSTHPLKYLSYQILGRGDVLNAASIQISDRYTATFKFLATYVMAPIAHVVVYYVREDSELVADSLDVELEGTLQNFVDIKPVSDEVGPGDNIDLTITAKPNSYVGLLGVDQRSLLLKSGNDITYDQVRKELMSYDVNDAAFYDQEDYEHSWIRPGSANADEVFRKTGTVVLTNGYVHKNPQLTYPEEEGDRLKNPAQGISISTLRPDIGPPVKHRFATRPAWAGRYAFSYVPLLPWRPRVFLMHDISDTWLFSNMSSGYEGKTVIRRTVPDTITSWVLTGFSVDPAFGLGLIEAPRKLRVFKPFFLSMNLPYSVIRGEIVAIPIVVFNYMSKDLNVEVVLENNGDFEFAEVSNEVHDNTKRLELYRTKKIFVKANSAESVAFMIVPTKLNHITIKAKATSVMAGDSVEYPLLVKAEGETQYRNKVVFVDLRDTDSMKTNVTVDIPKHFVSDSEYVEVSAVGDILGPSIPNLSKLIKMPFGCGEQNMLNFVPNIVILDYLKNTNQLSPAIESKSIRYLETGYQQELTYRHTDGSFSAFGKTDPSGSTWLTAFVAKSFKQAEKYITVEEKIIADALKWLAEKQAPNGSFPEVGTVSHRDMQGGAAKGLALTAYVLSAFLEVENIEGRYRNVIYKGVDYVVRNMQGIDDNYALSICTYVLSLARNAYEDEAFRLLDSKATTKDEQKWWSKPIPEDDKKNPWFSLSRTVDVEMTSYALLAYLRRNQLSDAAAIMKWLVKQRNAEGGFASTQDTVVGLYALAKLGEKLRTNVYDVQVRITTDVGESKEININSRNFMIVQKHLLLSRTRAINITATGTGFALVQVASRYNLNVTGAFPLFTLDPQVDKISTNDHLQLSICSGFIPTKEANESNMAVMEVSFPSGFTVDQDALPSLELSQNVKRVETKNGDTMVVLYFDKMVHDKSYCPTVSAYRTHKVAKQKPVPVSIYDYYDSSRRARVFYEPKMTTLCDICEDEQCGDVCSIKAGKREDGTLPSVSSSSTTLGNFALILACAYYIALNSRR is encoded by the exons ATACAGTTCCGTTGCATCGTCCTCGACTCCAGGCTCAGACCCACTGCCAACCGGCAGCTCGAGATCTACATTACG GACGGCCAAGGCAACAGAATAAAACAATGGGAGCGGCCGCGGTTGCATCAGGGCATATTCAACGGCGAGCTGGAGCTGTCCCAGTCACCGGTTTTGGGCGACTGGGAGATCGTCGCCGAGATCGGCGGCCAGACCTTCAAGAAGGCTATCCAAGTGGCCGAATACGTTCTGCCCAAGTTCGAGGTGACCATCGACTCGCCCCCGCACGCGACCTTCAAGGAAGGAAAGATCACCGTGCTCGTGCACGCCAA ATACACTTACGGAAAGCCGGTAAAGGGCGAAGCCACGATCACCGCTTTCCCCGACATTTACTCGGGAGTACTGCAGCCGATCTACTCGCCGCCCATAAGGAAGACCGTAAACATCGACGGCAAAACCACCGTGGACTTCGACATCGCCAACGATCTCAA GGTAAAGGATGACGACTACAAGCGGCCGGTAGTGATCGAGGTCGCCGTGGAGGAAGCCGTCACGGGAAGAAGACAGAATAACTCCATGCAAATAACCCTTCATAAGCACAAGTACACGATGGAGCTACTGAGAACCGCCGAGTATTATAAGCCCGGACTCAAGTACACCGCCTTT TTGAAAGTGACTTATCACGATGGCTCGCCTGTGGTCGATAACACGAACCCTGTGCATATATCCTACGGTTACACCTACAACTCCGAAGATTTGCACAACATTACTAGGATGCTGGACAAGAATGGCATGGTCGAACTGGACTTTTACCCGCCGCTGTCAATGCCGGACAAGATTTTCCGACCTCTCAGGATAGAG GCGCAATACCTGAACCTTCACGAATGGTTCCCATCGACCAACCCGGCCACGTCTCGAAGCGAGTCGTACATCCAAGCGATGCTTCGTACGGACAAGCCCAAGGTTAACGAGTACGTCGAAATCGAAGTGAATTCAACACACCCACTGAAGTATCTCAGTTACCAAATTCTTGGACGTGGCGATGTGCTCAACGCCGCCTCGATACAAATCTCCGATCGTTACACTGCGACGTTTAAATTTCTGGCTACGTACGTCATGGCTCCGATCGCTCACGTGGTAGTCTACTACGTAAGGGAAGACAGCGAATTGGTCGCAGACTCCTTGGACGTGGAACTGGAGGGAACCTTGCAAAACTTT GTTGACATTAAGCCGGTATCGGATGAAGTCGGACCTGGAGACAACATCGACTTGACGATAACCGCCAAGCCGAACTCGTACGTCGGTCTTCTAGGTGTCGATCAGAGGTCCCTTCTGCTGAAATCCGGCAACGACATCACCTACGATCAAGTGCGCAAAGAGCTGATGTCGTACGACGTGAATGACGCGGCTTTCTACGACCAAGAAGATTACGAGCATTCATGGATCAGACCTGGCTCAGCGAATGCTGATGAAGTTTTCCGC AAAACTGGTACCGTCGTCCTGACCAACGGCTACGTCCACAAGAATCCTCAACTGA CATATCCGGAGGAGGAAGGCGATAGGTTAAAGAATCCGGCTCAGGGGATCTCGATCTCGACACTCAGGCCGGACATCGGTCCGCCCGTGAAGCACAGATTTGCAACGAGGCCTGCTTGGGCAGGTCGCTACGCCTTCTCTTACGTGCCGCTCCTCCCCTGGAGGCCCCGTGTTTTCCTTATGCATGACATCTCAGACACTTGGCTTTTTTCAAACATGTCTTCAGG GTACGAGGGAAAAACTGTGATCCGAAGAACGGTACCGGATACCATTACGTCTTGGGTTCTGACTGGTTTTTCAGTCGATCCTGCTTTTGGACTGGGTCTGATCGAAGCTCCCAGAAAG CTGAGAGTATTCAAGCCTTTCTTCCTGTCAATGAATCTGCCTTATTCCGTGATCCGAGGAGAAATCGTCGCGATTCCAATCGTTGTCTTCAACTACATGAGCAAAGACTTGAACGTCGAAGTCGTGTTGGAAAATAATGGAGACTTTGAGTTCGCGGAAGTATCTAACGAAGTTCACGACAACACCAAAC GTTTGGAGCTGTACAGaacgaaaaaaatattcgttaAAGCCAACTCAGCAGAAAGTGTTGCCTTCATGATTGTTCCCACGAAATTGAATCATATTACGATTAAGGCTAAAGCAACAAGCGTAATGGCCGGTGATAGCGttgaatatcctcttcttGTCAAG GCTGAAGGAGAGACTCAGTACAGGAATAAAGTAGTTTTCGTTGATCTGAGGGATACAGATTCAATGAAGACAAACGTTACCGTGGATATCCCGAAACACTTTGTTTCGGATTCGGAATATGTCGAGGTGTCGGCCGTAG GTGACATCTTGGGACCAAGCATACCCAACCTCTCGAAACTGATAAAAATGCCATTCGGATGCGGTGAACAAAACATGCTTAACTTTGTGCCAAATATTGTGATTTTAGATTACTTAAAG AACACAAATCAATTATCCCCAGCAATAGAGAGTAAATCTATCCGTTATCTCGAGACTGGATACCAACAAGAATTGACGTACAGGCATACAGATGGATCCTTCAGTGCTTTTGGAAAAACCGATCCAAGTGGTAGCACATG GCTCACAGCGTTCGTCGCAAAAtctttcaagcaagccgagaAGTACATCACGGTGGAGGAAAAAATTATTGCGGACGCACTGAAATGGCTTGCCGAAAAACAAGCGCCTAACGGAAGTTTTCCGGAAGTTGGAACCGTCAGTCATCGTGATATGCAAGGCGGAGCGGCCAAGGGTCTCGCTCTAACGGCTTACGTACTCAGCGCGTTTCTAGAAGTCGAG AACATCGAGGGTCGGTACCGTAACGTGATTTACAAGGGAGTGGACTACGTGGTGCGTAACATGCAGGGCATCGACGATAACTACGCTCTGAGCATCTGCACGTACGTTctgagcttagcgcggaatgcCTACGAGGACGAGGCTTTCAGACTACTGGATTCCAAAGCCACGACCAAGGACGAGCAGAAGTGGTGGAGCAAGCCGATACCCGAGGATGACAAGAAGAATCCCTGGTTCTCGCTCTCGAGGACGGTCGACGTCGAGATGACTTCCTACGCGCTGTTGGCATATCTCAGAAGGAATCAATTGTCTGATGCTGCGGCTATCATGAAGTGGCTTGTTAAGCAGAGGAACGCTGAGGGCGGATTTGCCTCTACGCAG GATACTGTTGTTGGATTGTATGCTCTGGCGAAATTGGGCGAAAAATTAAGAACGAATGTGTATGACGTACAAGTGAGGATAACGACTGACGTCGGAGAATCCAAGGAAATTAACATTAACTCTAGAAACTTCATGATTGTGCAAAAACACTTG CTTCTCAGTAGAACACGCGCGATCAACATTACTGCAACCGGAACTGGCTTCGCTCTTGTGCAAGTCGCGTCTCGCTATAATCTCAATGTAACCGGAGCATTTCCACTTTTCACTTTAGATCCTCAGGTCGACAAGATTTCTACCAATGACCACCTGCAACTTTCGATCTGTTCTGG ATTTATCCCAACAAAAGAAGCTAATGAGAGCAACATGGCTGTTATGGAAGTCAGCTTTCCATCAGGTTTTACCGTTGATCAAGATGCTTTGCCAAGTTTAGAGTTGTCGCAGAATGTCAAGAGAGTAGAAACTAAAAACGGCGACACGATGGTCGTTTTGTACTTTGACAAG ATGGTCCACGATAAGTCATACTGTCCAACCGTTTCCGCTTATAGGACGCACAAAGTAGCCAAGCAGAAGCCAGTTCCTGTATCAATTTACGATTACTACGATTCAT CGAGGCGAGCGCGAGTATTTTACGAACCAAAGATGACGACGCTCTGCGATATTTGCGAGGACGAGCAATGCGGCGACGTTTGCAGCATAAAGGCCGGCAAGCGCGAAGACGGAACCTTGCCATCTGTCTCTTCCAGCTCAACAACTCTCGGGAACTTCGCGCTTATCCTCGCGTGCGCTTATTATATCGCCCTGAACTCTCGCCGTTAG